GCATTCTTATATGTAAAGCTAGGTGAAAATCAAAAAGCGATTAAAATTTTACAAGCTTTACAAAATACAAATGGATATCTTAGTAGTTTTCAATTGTACTATATGGGGCTTGCGGTCGGAGGAGAAGAAGGGAAGAAATACCTAGAAATGTCTATAGAAAGTTTTTCTAAATCAGGTGATTATTTCTATATATTCCTACCAAAGACAGCATTGAAATGTTATAATTGAATTATACAAAAAGGGTGGTGAAACGCTTGAAAAATAAGCTTTTGAAAATAGTTTTCACTATTGCTACTGTAGCTTGTCTTTCTATCACAGCTTTTCAGGTGACAGAAAAAGATAAGGTGCAAAGTGCTAAAGAACAAAAAACAACTTTATATATGATTGATCCAGGCCCAGGAGGCGGGTAATTAATATAATATTAGAAATGACACTATCAAATTGGTAGTGTCATTTCTACTTTATAGGGAATGGAAACATTTTGACTGAAACGACAAAAACTTTCCACTTTAAGACGGTTAATATATAAAACAGGATGTAAGGGGAGAATTAAGGATGACGAAAGAGGAAATTGTAATCCTATTTTTAGATACTGTGAAAGAATATGCACCAGATCAATTAGAAGAATATATAGCAGAAATTAAAAAAATAGCCATTCCTAATTAAAGGGCTATTTTTCTGTTTTATTATGGAGTCTGCTAAGAGCTTGAGCGATAGCTAACATTTGTTCTAACGCCATATCTTCTTTATCCTTTGGCAGCGGTTCTAGCCATTCCATGATTTCTTTGAATTTTTTATATTTATCATCACTAGAGTCGTCATCTTTATTTTCTCCGTACAAATAATTTACAGGTACATTAAATCTCTTCGCTATCTTTTCTATGGTTTCACGACTTGGGAATGCTTTTCCATTTTCAAACTTTGAACCAGTCCCTTTAGTTAAATCCACTTCTTTTCCGAATTGTTCTTGATTCATTTTGTTATCTATTCGAATTTGTTTAATTCTATCCTTCATTTCCATATTTAAATACTCCCCTTTTTACGATATATCGTAAATTACGTTAATTACATTATAAAGTTTCCTAGCAAGAAACGTAAAGAGTAAAAAAAGTTTCCTTCTCTGAAATTTTTTTGTTAAAAACACTTGAAGTTTCATGTTATGAAACTTATAATGAGTTTGTAAGCATCAGAAGGGAGTGATCAGATGCAAAATCAAAAACAACTAACGGCACTTCAAAAAGCTTTTGAAGATTCTGGTCTTAAATATCATGAATTAGCTAATATGGTTGGTATATCAAAGTCTTACTGCTATAAAATTATAAATTATAATCTAAGAGTTTATTATGATGTAGCTGTAAAAATATCAAATGTTTTAGGTAAAGAAACCGACATTCTATTTAATGAACAGGAAAAAAAATTTGAATATGAAGTTTCATTGAGTGAAACTAAAGGGGGTGAAAAAAATGAGCCAATTACAAGTTTTGCAACATCCAGTAAATGAGTTTGTTTTTATGGAAGGGAATTAAGTTGTTCATGATGGTGGAAAGAAACTTTTCGCAGCAACTTGGAGAGACGTAAAATCAGCGTTTGCAGTAAACAGTTATTGCAACATTTTACAGAAAG
This DNA window, taken from Bacillus cereus ATCC 14579, encodes the following:
- a CDS encoding helix-turn-helix transcriptional regulator, whose protein sequence is MEMKDRIKQIRIDNKMNQEQFGKEVDLTKGTGSKFENGKAFPSRETIEKIAKRFNVPVNYLYGENKDDDSSDDKYKKFKEIMEWLEPLPKDKEDMALEQMLAIAQALSRLHNKTEK
- a CDS encoding helix-turn-helix domain-containing protein, which translates into the protein MQNQKQLTALQKAFEDSGLKYHELANMVGISKSYCYKIINYNLRVYYDVAVKISNVLGKETDILFNEQEKKFEYEVSLSETKGGEKNEPITSFATSSK